In the genome of Impatiens glandulifera chromosome 6, dImpGla2.1, whole genome shotgun sequence, the window TCTAAGCCTAACAAACTGAAACCTAACAATCATGCATGAATTTGGATAATCccttatataattaaacatagaTATATGGTGAAATTGATGcatgaaattatttgaaaatatttacatCATCCATAACCcataaacataacataaaacatATGATTAAAGAAGGCGTCATTAGTTCGTCGCTTTAGCCGCCGCCTTACAtgttggaagatcttctttcgcGTTCGGAGGAATCCTTAATATAGGATTCCTCTCGAAAAAGTTAACCGGTTTCAACTCAAAACTCGACGAAACAGTTGGCATGATTGGAAAATCCTCTTGGCATGGTATATGATGGAATCCCAATGTGTACCACACCACTATGTCTTTGTCCTCAATTTCCCTATCCCTGTTACATGTAACATATTGTATCATATAgttgttttttatatacataatttaatgtcaataaaatagatataatacCTTTCTGCCCAAACCGCGAGAGTGTCTTCCCCTTGACTCTGATAAGCAAACAACCCCCCCGCCCATTGCTCGCTCCGGTTATACGGAGTAACCCATATTTGATTATTCGTAAACGCGCCCCGTTTCTGGGGAGGATCGTCGAGGTCAAGTAAATTGGCGGCAGTCCCCGCTGCCACCACCTTGTACCCGACTGGATTCCCCACTCGGGTCTTCTTCGAAGGGTTAATGACATGGAATTCGGAAGGATCGTAGAGTTTGAGCTTCACTTGAGCATCTTTCTCGGTTTTGGCTACTTCCCTTATCGCTTTAAGGTAACTACGACGAGGGGATTGATCCGACGGGGAAGGTTTTTCTCTCTTAAGGTGGATTTTCACAAACGAGTTATCCGAGCCATCAATGTCCATGTCGAGATGGAATGTGACATAATGATCGTGGATTACGCCAATTACATTTTCGGATAAGAGTGTGCCATAGAGATTTTCTTggttgtttatttggttcatgTTAATGTATGATGTGCCTTTAACCATTAGAATACCACTCAAACCAACCTTGATTCGAATGAGTCCGTCGGTTTGGAATTCCCAATCTACAATGTAATCGTAATTGGCTACCGAGGCTGCCATTCTAACCACAAGAGTCACCTTAGGCCTCACCTCCTTTATCTAGATTGTTACCATGAAAATTTATTTCGTTATGTTTAAACGATTCTTATCATTTATGCAAAATTGAATTAAGAAAACTATTTGATTACCTCCAAGCCCGTGATTGGACTCTCCGAGTGACGCCAACCAATATCGCCCGCGtaactttcgaaaacacaaatcATATTAGATCGGACATACGGCATCCCATCGCCGGCTGCGAAAACACCATCCATATAATAAGCATTTCTCGGGCAATCATTAAGCGGGTCAAGAGGCATTGCTTGAAGTCCGAACCCGTATTCACCAGCATCCATATAAGTCTTGAAATACCATGCATCTGTAGGGTCCATATAAGGAACAAATAGCTCCGACGTGAACCCTTTATACATAACATCCCTTAGCACCCCTGTTTCCGGG includes:
- the LOC124941269 gene encoding primary amine oxidase-like — encoded protein: MEGKSFISFIVLIIGFIALFTLTFLNFPETPSSNKENLLNCNTHSPWCRFHPKKPDPLQNPPESTPRRHTTDVPHHPLDPLTINELNKVKSLLSTNPIFKTASFHSIVLEEPPKSTVLRWKKPDPLPQRQASVVARVSGDTHVILIDLDKAEIISDNPGPISGYPMMTMEDMTSATWAPFSDANFNRTIIARGVDLMDLTCLPISTGWFGKTEENRRLIKVQCYSIKDTANFYMRPIEGLTVLLDMDTKEVIEISEKGKNIPIPNSDNTEYRYSILKSNQKLNLINPISIEQPKGPSFTIEDNHLVKWANWEFHLKADPRAAVIISQAKVRDPETGVLRDVMYKGFTSELFVPYMDPTDAWYFKTYMDAGEYGFGLQAMPLDPLNDCPRNAYYMDGVFAAGDGMPYVRSNMICVFESYAGDIGWRHSESPITGLEIKEVRPKVTLVVRMAASVANYDYIVDWEFQTDGLIRIKVGLSGILMVKGTSYINMNQINNQENLYGTLLSENVIGVIHDHYVTFHLDMDIDGSDNSFVKIHLKREKPSPSDQSPRRSYLKAIREVAKTEKDAQVKLKLYDPSEFHVINPSKKTRVGNPVGYKVVAAGTAANLLDLDDPPQKRGAFTNNQIWVTPYNRSEQWAGGLFAYQSQGEDTLAVWAERDREIEDKDIVVWYTLGFHHIPCQEDFPIMPTVSSSFELKPVNFFERNPILRIPPNAKEDLPTCKAAAKATN